The sequence below is a genomic window from Mytilus edulis chromosome 2, xbMytEdul2.2, whole genome shotgun sequence.
aaagtcaggataaactaataaaaaaaaaggaaggaccgaatagagtgaaaaataaaaaggcaggacagagattacaactaaaaaaaaatgcaggacaaaatttttcatctgTTCAGCTTTGTTTTAGAATAAAGAATACTGGTATATTTTGCAAGTTTAATGCAAGACTAAAATGAGTGACCAATAAAAAAACGTATTAATTAACAAAAATGGAAAACTCCAAGATAGATAAAATAAACAGGGAAGTCAATGTCAAGATAATCTGTAGAACAcgtagtacatgtattgtttgaaTCCCCATTACATTAAAAACTATAAACACGGGATATACTATCTAAATTATTCAGATGATTCATTCAGTttgatttataattaaatgtaaattttcattgattttcagGTTGTGTTAGTGAGGTTAGATCGATCAAtgcaaaaaacaataaatataaccGCATAGGTAGCAAGAATTGTGTACGATGTTTTTGTAACATAAagcaaaatatacatgtaatattaagaCTCAAGAAGTAACGAAATTCAGTCATTTTAAAATGCTATAGATccaaaattttgtacaatttgctgacaaaattttaaaaagtcaattcTGTTAAACCATGTGATCGAAGACTCAAAAGGCTAGTAAAATTTGTACTTAAATGGATATCTTTACATAAAATGACCTTAAGAATGAATTTGAGactaaaaaaagaaagacaaaaacaaGCCTGCAATTTCACAATGCATTTCTTACTAAGTATGCCTAATTACTATCTGCGATTGATTGTCTCGTGTTTTTGATTTAATAACTAATTAACGTTTCCATAAGGATCCATAAGGATCACACACAAGTTAGATTTTACAACATGATCCTTATTTTGAAGTGCAAGAGTAAACCCAACCATGATCACACTGAAAACAAACGAAAACATAAGAGATAATAaaaggtaaacaaaacaaaaaatgatataaaaatgcgTATTAGTGTTTACCTCTGTAGGTTGGTTAATGACACTCGTAATATGGTCAATGAATTTTGTGTGCTCAGACAAAGCTGTTCTCATAATCCTAGAACTCTCTGTCAAAAACTTAACTGCTTTCATTAACTTTTTGTTTTcacttttcataaaatatttatcgtTTGTTCGTAACACTGTTTCCTCCTTTTCGTCTTTTCCCGTTGTTCCTATAATGATTTCAATAGCCTTTTCTATTTGTTTATTCATAGCATTTTCCATGCgttgaaaattttcattaagCATCGTCAGTGCTATTTCCAAATTTTCCATTCGGGCTCTGATTGTAAAAGTGTCAACAGAGCTAGTTCCGGAAGATTTAGAAGAGCATCTTTGATGAAGCACCTCATTTTGCTCCGAGCTTACAACAGTATAATCCTCATTAACGTTGCAGTATATTTcgttttgtattgtttgtatcCCGTATAAAGTTTGACTCGACATTCTCGAATGCGTTGTTTGAAAACAAGTTGGAATCAATACTTgtttcattttcttcattttctattaCATATGTTGTTAACCACAAAGCCTCCTGTTActtgttactaaaaatagatGATTAGTAATACTCTAGGTAACTAAGGTCTTGATCACATTGttaatttaaatattgatcaagACCTTGAAGTAAGAAGAATTATAAATACACTAATATTGTGTTGACCTACGTAACGATTTACCAATGCCATTATTAGTA
It includes:
- the LOC139512399 gene encoding uncharacterized protein yields the protein MKKMKQVLIPTCFQTTHSRMSSQTLYGIQTIQNEIYCNVNEDYTVVSSEQNEVLHQRCSSKSSGTSSVDTFTIRARMENLEIALTMLNENFQRMENAMNKQIEKAIEIIIGTTGKDEKEETVLRTNDKYFMKSENKKLMKAVKFLTESSRIMRTALSEHTKFIDHITSVINQPTEPVQVPLQRRDESPVERVLNKYKKQRDRIQIIHPKPVNPMEVSDYLSVEDTTRSATIKSPCHSCKLNNIQPVWNNSVGESPQQPTCLYVNFNKDTNAILKCNCRLCSVATSVDQDGDYVTLLKDYISNGKCNAAYEYYNKTSLPDLTFHTNVNEDEHTMFTERKGTLV